A region from the Citrobacter koseri ATCC BAA-895 genome encodes:
- the rapA gene encoding RNA polymerase-associated protein RapA, with amino-acid sequence MPFTLGQRWISDTESELGLGTVVAMDARTVTLLFPATGENRLYARSDSPVTRVMFNPGDTITSHEGWQLQIDEVKEENGLLAYTGTRLDTEETAVTLREVLLDSKLVFSKPQDRLFAGQIDRMDRFALRYRARKFQSEQYRMPWSGLRGQRTSLIPHQLNIAHDVGRRHAPRVLLADEVGLGKTIEAGMILHQQLLSGAAERVLIIVPETLQHQWLVEMLRRFNLRFALFDDERYTEAQHDAYNPFETEQLVICSLDFARRNKQRLEHLCDAQWDLLVVDEAHHLVWSEDAPSREYMAIEQLAERVPGVLLLTATPEQLGMESHFARLRLLDPSRFHDFEQFVEEQKNYRPVADAVAMLLAGNKLSNEELNMLGDLIGEQDIEPLLQTANSDRDGAQNARQELVSMLMDRHGTSRVLFRNTRNGVKGFPKRELHTIKLPLPTQYQTAIKVSGIMGARKSAEDRARDMLYPEQIYQEFEGDSGTWWNFDPRVEWLMGHLTSHRSQKVLVICAKAATALQLEQVLREREGIRAAVFHEGMSIIERDRAAAWFSEEDSGAQVLLCSEIGSEGRNFQFASNLVMFDLPFNPDLLEQRIGRLDRIGQAHDIQIHVPYLEKTAQSVLVRWYHEGLDAFEHTCPTGRAIYDTVYHDLIAYLATPENTDGFDALIKTCREQHEALKAQLEQGRDRLLEIHSNGGEKAQALAESIEEQDDDTSLIAFAMNLFDIVGINQDDRGENLIVLTPSDHMLVPDFPGLPEDGCTITFERDVALSREDAQFVTWEHPLIRNGLDLILSGDTGSSTISLLKNKALPVGTLLVELVYVVEAQAPKHLQLNRFLPPTPVRMLLDKNGNNLAAQVEFETFNRQLSAVNRHTGSKLVNAVQQDVHAILQLGEAQAEKSARALIDAARSEADEKLSAELSRLEALRAVNPNIRDDELAAIDSNRQQVMESLDQANWRLDALRLIVVTHQ; translated from the coding sequence ATGCCTTTTACACTTGGTCAACGCTGGATCAGCGATACAGAAAGCGAACTGGGACTTGGAACCGTCGTCGCGATGGATGCGCGAACTGTCACCTTACTTTTCCCGGCGACAGGTGAAAACCGTCTGTATGCGCGCAGTGACTCCCCCGTGACCCGCGTGATGTTTAACCCTGGTGATACGATTACAAGCCATGAAGGCTGGCAGCTACAAATCGATGAAGTAAAAGAAGAAAACGGTCTGCTTGCCTATACTGGCACCCGCCTTGATACCGAAGAAACCGCCGTCACGCTGCGTGAAGTCCTGCTCGACAGCAAGCTGGTTTTCAGTAAACCGCAGGATCGCCTGTTCGCCGGGCAAATCGACCGGATGGACCGATTCGCTCTGCGCTACCGCGCACGTAAATTTCAGAGCGAGCAGTACCGCATGCCGTGGAGCGGCCTGCGCGGTCAGCGCACCAGCCTGATTCCCCACCAGCTCAACATTGCCCATGATGTCGGTCGCCGCCACGCGCCGCGCGTCCTGCTGGCGGATGAAGTGGGCTTAGGAAAAACCATCGAAGCCGGGATGATCCTGCACCAACAGCTGCTGTCTGGCGCGGCGGAACGCGTGCTGATCATCGTCCCGGAAACTTTGCAGCATCAGTGGCTGGTTGAAATGCTGCGCCGCTTCAACCTGCGCTTCGCGCTGTTCGACGACGAGCGTTACACCGAAGCCCAGCACGATGCCTACAACCCGTTTGAAACCGAGCAACTGGTTATCTGCTCGCTGGACTTCGCGCGTCGCAACAAACAGCGTCTGGAACATCTGTGCGATGCACAATGGGACCTGCTGGTCGTCGATGAAGCTCACCACCTGGTGTGGAGCGAAGACGCGCCAAGCCGCGAATATATGGCGATTGAACAACTGGCGGAACGCGTGCCTGGCGTCCTGCTGCTGACCGCAACGCCGGAACAGCTGGGAATGGAAAGCCACTTCGCCCGTCTGCGTCTGCTCGACCCGAGCCGTTTCCACGACTTCGAACAATTTGTCGAAGAGCAGAAAAATTACCGCCCGGTCGCCGACGCCGTCGCCATGCTGCTGGCAGGCAACAAGCTGAGCAACGAAGAGCTGAACATGCTCGGCGACCTGATTGGCGAGCAGGACATCGAACCGCTGCTGCAAACGGCGAACAGCGACCGCGATGGCGCGCAGAATGCCCGCCAGGAGCTGGTCTCCATGCTGATGGACAGACACGGCACCAGCCGCGTACTGTTCCGCAACACCCGTAACGGCGTCAAAGGCTTCCCGAAACGCGAGCTGCACACCATCAAGCTGCCGCTGCCAACGCAATATCAGACGGCGATTAAAGTCTCCGGCATTATGGGCGCGCGTAAAAGCGCGGAGGACAGAGCGCGCGATATGCTCTACCCGGAGCAGATTTATCAGGAATTCGAAGGGGATAGCGGCACCTGGTGGAACTTCGACCCGCGCGTGGAGTGGCTGATGGGGCATCTGACCAGCCACCGCTCGCAGAAAGTGCTGGTGATCTGCGCGAAAGCCGCCACCGCGCTGCAACTGGAGCAGGTGCTGCGCGAGCGCGAAGGCATCCGCGCCGCCGTATTCCATGAAGGCATGTCCATTATTGAACGCGACCGCGCCGCCGCGTGGTTTAGCGAAGAAGACAGCGGCGCGCAGGTTCTGCTGTGCTCGGAAATCGGTTCTGAAGGCCGTAACTTCCAGTTCGCCAGCAACCTGGTGATGTTTGACCTGCCGTTTAACCCGGATTTGCTGGAGCAGCGTATTGGCCGTCTGGACCGTATCGGTCAGGCGCACGATATTCAGATCCACGTTCCGTATCTGGAAAAAACCGCGCAGTCCGTGCTGGTTCGCTGGTATCACGAAGGGCTGGATGCCTTTGAGCACACCTGCCCGACCGGTCGCGCCATCTACGATACGGTGTATCACGATCTGATCGCTTACCTGGCGACGCCTGAAAATACCGACGGTTTTGACGCGCTGATCAAAACCTGCCGCGAGCAGCACGAAGCGCTGAAGGCGCAGCTGGAGCAAGGGCGCGACCGTCTGCTGGAGATCCACTCTAACGGCGGCGAGAAAGCGCAGGCGCTGGCAGAGAGCATTGAAGAACAGGATGACGACACCAGCCTGATCGCCTTCGCCATGAACCTGTTTGATATCGTCGGGATTAACCAGGATGACCGTGGTGAGAACCTGATTGTGCTGACGCCTTCCGATCATATGCTGGTGCCGGACTTCCCTGGCCTGCCGGAAGATGGCTGCACCATTACGTTCGAGCGTGATGTGGCGCTGTCGCGTGAAGATGCGCAGTTTGTTACCTGGGAACATCCGCTGATTCGCAACGGCCTGGATCTGATTCTGTCTGGCGATACCGGCAGCAGCACGATTTCGCTGTTGAAAAACAAAGCGTTGCCGGTGGGAACGCTGCTGGTGGAACTGGTGTATGTCGTTGAAGCGCAGGCACCGAAACATTTACAGCTTAACCGTTTCCTACCGCCGACGCCGGTGCGCATGCTGCTGGATAAAAACGGCAATAACCTGGCCGCGCAGGTGGAGTTTGAAACCTTCAACCGCCAGCTGAGCGCCGTTAACCGTCATACCGGCAGCAAGCTGGTCAACGCGGTGCAACAGGACGTACACGCGATTCTGCAACTGGGCGAAGCGCAGGCGGAGAAATCGGCC